In the genome of Primulina eburnea isolate SZY01 chromosome 13, ASM2296580v1, whole genome shotgun sequence, the window CCTAAATATGCCAACTTGAGGATAACCTATTTAGCTTATGCTGATGATTTACTATTGTTTTCATATGGGGATAGACAAAGTGTTTTCATGACTATGCAATGCCTTGAAAATTTCGGAAACATGGCGGGTCTTCGCATGACCTCGTCGAAATCGAACATTTACATGGCTAGCATTGATGAGTATGTCAAGCAGGATATATTGAACTTCACGGGTTTTACCATTGGGGCTTTACCATTCTGATATTTAGGGATTCCAATTGCAGCGAAGAGGCTTTGTGCGGCGGATTACAGTGATCTCGTGAACAATGTGAATTTGAAGGTGAGTTCTTGGCCTAGAAACTCTTTATCATATGCTGGGAAAATTGAGTTGATTAGATCTATTATTCAAGGAATTGATTGCTTCTGGCTATCCATTTTACCCATTCCCAATTGTGTTCTGCATTCGATACAATCAATATGTCGCAAATTTGTTTGGCCAATGAATCACCCACCTATTGCTTGGTCAATGTTATGTAAACCACTTGTGGATGGGGGCTTGGGGTTGAAAGATTTGAAAGCTTGGAACCATGCATTGTTAGCTAAAACTCTATGGAATATTCATTCAAAGAAAGATAGTCTGTGGATTAGATGGGTGAACCATGTGTATAGTTGTTTTGGAGATGTGTGGAACTGGTGTTCGAAGCAGGATGACTCGCAATTAATCAAAAATATTCTGTGCATTAGAGATGAGATTATCAAATTCGATGGATCCACAGGCGCTGCCATTGCTCGGTTGCAAAGCTGGTTTGGTACGAGTGGAGGGCTTTCTAGAGCATATAATTATTTTGTCCATTCTAAGGGATCATGGCCGTGGAAACCTATATTGGCTAAGAGTTACATTCTTCCTAAGCATCGTTTTATGCATTGGTTGTTTGCACACTCGAAGCTCATGACTCGAGATAGAATGCCATTTCTCTCTGATCGTAGGTGCGAACTCTGCATGGAAGAAGATGAGTCTGTGGCACCTTTATTCTTCAAATGCGGGATTTCAAAGCTTATATGGGACAATGTGCGAAGATGGTTGGACATGAGAAAGATTATGGGTTCACGTAACACAGTTCTTAATGCATTCAGGAATAATTACAAAGGAAACTCAGTATTGACAAAGATGAGAATTACGGCACTCTCAGCTACAGTTTACCATGTCTGGAATCTCAGAAATAGGGTCTTGTTCGAAAAAGAGAAGATAAACATTGAAGCTATCATCACCAAGATTAAAATTCACACCTACCGAAGTGTACCCGAAgcttatatgattttattggcTACTGATTAGTAGAGTTTGAATTGCGTTTGTATGACTATTGTGGTTTTATGAATTGTGGTTATCTCCTGGGGATGCCCAGCGTATTTGTACTATAAAACTTTTTACATCTTTTAATGAATTCgcttcattaaaaaaataaataaataaacatcgGTATCTAGTAAATCCGCTATTGATTCAATCCATCCAATGACCATGAAAATTGGTCATAACAACAAAAATTTAATGTATACTACACATAAAAAACAGAAGTATTCATTTTCGCTCTCATACAAACTGCAACAACAAATGTTCAATCCATCCAAATACAAAATTTACAGGTTCATTTTTACAGCATATGGAAGCCTTACTTGGGTTCCAACTTCGAAGGGAGATTACCAGCACTGTAAGAGAAAATACTGTCATTGCTATAAAGATTATCTTGACTTTTGCTGGCCCCTTCATAACTCGCTGATGATGATGTGGATTCGACATTAGGATTCAAACCTGACATTTCCATAATATGTTCTATCTCTTTAACCACTTCACTCATAGGGGGCCTGCTTTCACCTGACTCGTGAACACATCTCAAAGCCAGGTCAACAAACTTTTCGAGACTTCTTGGTGGCATGCTGAAAGCAATAATTGGGTCGAGAAGGCCCTGAAGGTTGTACATATCCTTAGTTTTGTCCATCCTTAGCTTCACTTCCCGAacaatgtatttccctttgtcaATAGGAGTTCTTGCAGTTAGAAGTTCTAATAGCAATACCCCAAAGCTATATACGTCGCTATTTTTGGTCAATTGTTGTGTCATATAGTATTCAGGATCCAAGTATCCCTGATTTaagaaacaaaatataaacGGTCAATGGACTTCTCCATTCTTGTTCTTCTCCGTCCTTGTTTTAGTCACTTTTCTGATTGAGCATTTAGATATGTCTACAAAAAAATAATGAAGAACCAACAGACTGGCCTTCACACATATCTACGTGAAATTTTTTGGCTCTAGAGAGTGATTTGTTTACTAACCATTGTGCCTTTAACTTGAGTGGAAACATGACCCTTTTCAGGATCGCCTATTGGCTTAGAGAGACCAAAATCTGCTACTTTAGCATTCATTCGTTCGTCTAGTAATATATTGTTTGATTTGATATCCCTGTGTATGATGGGTGGATCCGCGAGGTCGTGCAGATATTGCAACCCTCGTGATGCTCCAAGAGCTATTCGAAGTCTCCTCATCCAATCTAATCTGATCCCATTCTTCCCTGTAAAGAGTTGCATTAATCAACAAACCACTTGAGATGCTCCATGGAAACTTGTACACCCTTTCCATGTGTTTCAAATATTTCCTCATTTAGTTTGTAATCTAATAGAACTTCAAGTTTAcaagtgaaaaatattttacattttaggAGACTCCAACTTGTGTGGAGTTTTGCCCCTCAAGTGGTTCCATGACAAGAAATTTTTTACATATTGCATGAGTCTCAAAATCTTCAAAAGATGTGTGACACCAAATGATACTTTCTTTAGAAGTACCTGAGAGACTGTCCTTCAACGTGCCATTTGCGATATATTCATACACTAGCAACTGTTCACCTTGCTCAAAACAAAAACCCACGAGAGAGACAACATTCTTGTGATGTACCCTCGAGAGAAGCTCGATCTCAGTTTTGAACTCCAAACCACCCTGCATTGATCCTTGCCGAGCCCTTTTAATAGCAACCAATTGTCCATGAGATAGAGTTCCTCTATAAACCTGAGAATGCATGGAAATTTAGAACAATGCCGAAAACAAGATTTGAAAGTGcctaatttcaaataaaaaagaatCCCAAATGATTATATTAGAGGAAGGAATGTCGTCATAAAATTAACCTTTCCATATCCACCAGTTCCAATATCATTGGTTTCTGAGAAGTTATTTGTGCCTTTCTTAAGTTCTTCAAATGACAAACATTTTGCTCCTTTAACCTGAGGGACTCCACCACTGTCTGTATTTGGGTTCCAGGATGCTGCATTTATGAAAAAGATTGTCACACTTCTGGGAGATATAAAATTAACAGAAGTTAAGGGAAGATGATTTGAGACATACCGAAAGGATCGCTCTTTTTGCCATGCCATTTCAGCCCTTCTCTTCTGGAAGAGAGCATACATTCCTGCAAGGAGTAACAGCAAAAAGAGGACTGATCCACCGGCTGCTGCtgcaattataattatattgctTGATGAATTATGCGACCCCCTGGTCAAGCCTGAAGGATGAAAAGAAAATCCacataaaaacataatttttatCTTTCATCATATTTTACATTTCTTAATGTTGTTCACCAGTTAACCTGCAAAGTATTCATAGCTATTGGCATTGAAAACAAACGGTCCGAAATCATGTGGTGGCTTGAAAGTTTGATTGCTTAGTACAAATCCAATTCTAGAAATCCCTGTTCTATTGAAATATTCTTGGTCCGATGGAAAAACTTGAAGATTCAATATAAGGTAGTCATCCATATTTTTTGTTGGATTACTTAAAGAAACTGAATCCACCGGAAGACCCCCAGTCCCGAATGCAAGCATCAGTTTCTGGTGGAGAAGTTCATAAAGAGATGTGTTTCCAAAGCTGGAGAACAAAGGAGCTCTGAAAATCAGGTCCCCTGTGTAGGGATATGCACATTTGCATTTTGGGCTTGAAATTTGAGCCAACGCGCAGCTAGACGGCACACAATTTTCTGTTGGTGTTGAGTATGAAGTGCTCGGCTGTCTAGTAGTGGTGCAGTAAGTCTCGGTTCCACCTTCATCACACACTGGGTTACCCAAAAGTCTGTATATCAATTAAACACAAAGGAAAAAAACGGTGTTAAAAGGAGAATGAATGTTCTCCTGATATTACCATGGCTTCATAGAACGAATGTAAACAACGAGAGTGTGTTGTTTGAATGTGGTGTACATTATTTGAATATTGTAACCAGGTCGTTGAGTAAAGGAATCAACAAAGTTGTTTCTTAAATCAATCATCTGTAGTTGGCTGCTATAATTGGAGCCAATATTCAAGGTACCGTTGACACGATTGTTCTTCAACGAGCTGAAGGAAAAAAGTATTGCACAAGATCAATACCGAGGAAATGTAGAAACTAGAGCCATGCAGATGAAATAAGACATCACAATGATCCGAATTCACTAACATAGTTTGCAACTGAGAGATGCTAAACATGGAAACGGGAAGTTGCCCTTGAATTCGTGTGTCATCCATAATCCTACAAGTTCAGTTACTATATCAAGCTCGTGCTATCATTACGAAAACCTCTTTGCAGGAAGAGATAGAGAGTGAGTAGTACAGTGTCGTTAAGGACGGTAAAGAAGAAAACCATGGTGGAAGGTCCGTTGCATCAAAAGAATTATTGCTCAAGTCCCTGCAATAATATGGTTAATCATTGTATATTTAACCACCACTTTCTACATCTGGCCCATGCTTTGAAGTAGTATATCAAACTCAAGATGGATTGATTTATAAGCTCATTAACAGGAGTTTGGCTTACACTGTGTGGAGCACTACCATGCCACTGAGATCAGGTAAAGGTCCAGTCAACTGATTGTTTGACAGAAACCTGAAATGTGAACAGAACATGTTTATTTATCTACTAATTTGATGCTATAGCGAATGGTCCATTCATGGAAAAGGAAACAAGCATCAAACACTCATTTCTTTGCTACTTACAGCGACTGAACATTGGTGAGGTTGTTCATGTTTTCTGGAACAGAACCACTTAGACCGTTCCTATCGAGCCGTCTATTAAAAACAAAGAATAATTGATTCCAACGGCACCCATGAAACACTGCTTCAATAGATTGTTTAGTGTTACTTACACCACCTCCAGAGATGATGTAAGCCCAAGAGTGGAAGGGATGCTTCCAGTTAGTTGATTGTTTTCAAGAAGCCTGTTCAAATAAACATTAAGAGAACAATAAACGGAGAAATATTAGGTTAAATTTCATTTTACATAAAAACTCCGGTCGAACGGCATTAGACTAGTCTATTTAAATAAATCAGAGAGTCAATAACTGCTAATGACATACAAATCCAAAGCATGCTAAACAGAATGGATATATCCTTCTTTGGTAACCATTTACGCTGCTATAATGGATTAAAATCATGCTGAAAAGATAATTTGGTAGCAGTAAATATACAAGTTTCACTGTATGTAATGAGATTAAACAGGTTAGAAGTACTTACAAATGTATAAGACTAAAATTTGAGCTAAACAGCTGGGATGGTATTTCACCAGAAAGCTGATTATTCCCAAAATGACTGCGGAAAATGGAACAATTTGACTTGAGATACCATTAATCCATGTCAAACTGGTAAAATCAGTTTAGAGAATATGCATACAAGTGTTTCGTGCGCACGAGCATATCAAGACCAGGTGTGGTTCCGTTGGAGACCGGGATGGTTCCAGTAATCTTGTTATCAGCTATATCCAGCCAAAGTAGACGTGATAAATATCCAATGGAAGGTGGTATCTCACCAATGAAGTTGTTCGAATTCAGAGACCTTCGTATGACataaagaagaaaaatggagtaCGAATCCAACAAAGAAACAAATTATTGGCGAAATAAATTGTTTGAACTTTAATGTAACATTGCTTGACCAAGAGTACAGTTATACAGGTCTATGGAAAAGTCCAGAATCCTTACAGGTAAACCAGCTTTTGAAGAGATCCGATCGACGGTGGTATAGGACCAGAAAATCCGCAGCTAACTAGTATTCTGCAATGCATGtaacaaatttcttaaaatgGGAGTAATATGTGCATCATCTGGAGACTAAAATGTAAGTAAGATTTCCTTACAAGCTCGTTAAGTTCTTCAAGTTCTCCAAGGATGAAGGAAGTGGTCCAGTCATTTCTTTGTTGAATGACAGATCCCTATAAAATAGGAGCTTACAATCAGGCAATGCAGATACACATACATCTGCATCCAATTATAAGAATATTAAGAAGAAACATTATACTGTTTCAATCATGAATCCCTTGAAACCAAATGGGCTTACAAATTTAATTGAATTGGCATCAAGCTACCAATATCCATTCCTGCGCACAAATCTATATAATGACACGCGAAGATATCTCAAATTCAAGAACACTGATAACTACAACACTTCTTGCAATCTATAGCTACAGTTGTTGTTCATGTTCTCTCAGAATTTCACCTCTAGCAAATGATGTGAATTCTTTTGTCCACCACCTTCATCCAAACGAATTTGTAAAATTGAAGTTCAAAAAGAAAGAAACCTACAGGATCTGCAACTCGGATAGTCCAACAATGTCTGATGTTAGCTCACCACTCAAATTGATGCTTGCCATTGTGCTGAAATTGGATATTCAGGTGTAAAGTAAGAAACATATAATGTGTTACTAGTCTCTTTTATTCCCTGTATACATAAAGAAACATTATTGATTTACATGGAGACAACACGATCCCCTGTGCAGCTAATTCCATCCCAGCCATCTCCACAAGGATCAGCCCCGGACCAGTTGGGCGGTACATTCGTCCATTCATCTCTCAGAGCATTTAGAGCAGCAGCTGCATCACAGATTTGTAAGTAATATTTGCTAAATTCAAACAAAAAAGTTGCCTCAACACTGATTACTAAAGGACTCCATTTTTTATGTAGCTATTCTTGAGAGGGTACTTGGTTAGTGAAACTTGAAGAACTGATACTAAGAAAGCCAATAAGAATGGACTAGACAAAACAAAACGATTGATAAAAAAAAGTCCTTGATTCGTAAATGAAACACCCAGGTAACACTTTCAAGACCATGAAATTCAAATCTAGCCATACTCGATTGCATCAAACATCGAATTTATATTCCAGGAAATAGCCATCCAACTTCGTCTCCATATGAAATAAGAAACACGAGGAGCAAGACAAAATTAACAGCCACGGTGAATTTTCAGTAGACTACCATGGTAAACCATATCAACAAATTTCTACATAATTTTCTTTCGAACCTGTAAATATGCTTAGGATTGTTTATACTTCAAGTAAGTGGCATCCTTTATCATTACTTGTACCACACTTAGGCAATATGTCAGATAAAATCCCAAAATAAAAGAACTCCATTCTTTCAAAAGCCGAAGCCCACAATTGCTCATCTTGTGCAGATAGCTATTCTGCTGTATGCAATTTAATCCAACCTATAATATGAACATGTAACACTTGCACTGATTCGATAGTAACTCTTTCCAGGATCAACTGTTCAGATACGTTGTTTTTTCCCTAGAACTACCAATCTCAACCAATAGGCCAAACAGAATCATAAAATGGAATGTAAAAGAACTAAACAAGAAAAGGGAACCTTCTTGAACACGAAGATTAGACTTACAGTCGTCTGGATTTGTCAATGCTCCTATTGTCAAAACCTGAACTAAAGCAACCAGCAAAGACAGATGGATTCTCCACATCATTATTGATCGATCCAAAGAAAACCACACAACTTCACATATTTCAAAGAACACTCCCTCAGATCAGAAGAAATAAAAACAGACAAGAAATGAAGTTTCTCTAAAGGTGATTTTGTTATATCCGAAACACAAAAATGACCAGTGATGGCTCTAGCTCAGTGCAAGTTTTCATTTTATATGACCTTAATTTGTGCAATAATAATTTGGGAGGGCCCAATCAATTTACTACTTCATGTGGACAAATTCAAAATGAAGATAGATATGAAATTAGTGTATGCACTGCATTTATTACACTTGTTCATGTGGATGTATAAGCTCAGACAGAGGTTAAATCAGGAGATTAGTTGGAAAATATTGAATTCTTGATACAACTTTCACAAAGTTGGCCACATTTAAAACTAACCCATAAAATTATGCAAAAGATCATTCTCTTGAAATTAACTTCCGATGTCATTTTCAGAGGAAACAGTAATCACAGTCGCATTAAATAACTAATAAATACAAATCTCCACTAgtcttgagctgctgtgcaaaTGGGCAGAGAATGTGCACTTacatattatgatatgataataataataataatttataataataataataatgataataataatgatactgACTACGGAACTTTAATGGTGTGGTTGTGCGCGTTTTGTTTACGTTTGCAGGCTAATTAAATTTTCAGTGATTGATACCTGAGCATGCACATTACCCTCTTCTCACCATATATTTCTTAGATTCTCACCATATGGAACGTCACATCAGTTGTTCTCTCACGCAATACTTCATCAAGTGTTGCATCCTTACACACTGTTACATTTGCGTGAATATTTTCTCAAAGTAAAAAAAAGACGAATCTAAAAAGATGTTCGCGAGAACATCATCGAATCATTTAATGCAACAGTGTGTAAAGATACGACATATATTATGTTTTAAAAGAAATTCCCATAAAAATCTTGTATCAAGACTcatgaatatacatatatatttataaatcaaattcatttaactaaaatcaaattttgtCTAGTCAGACGTTGACCGAAATCATAACCAGGTCAAGCCTTTTATCTCTTTCTTTGTCGCATTTCTTCAAATTTTGTCTATTCAGTTGACCTCAATACAACTCATGGTCTTATGAATATATACGTGGATGGCAAAAAATCTGCTAACTTTCATTTCTATAATTTGTTGTAgtatattattatcattatcattGATAAGTATTTGGTCTCAAAAATATCCAAATAGCATTTATTAAAGTTGGTTGCCTTCAAATAAGGGCAAAGATATTCCTATTGCGTTCATGATACAAAAAAAATTAGGTGTTAGCGACGGTGTATAAAACGTCGTTAATTAGCGACACTTTAaccaaaatcgtcgctaattaacTACGATTTAAGCAAAACTATCGCTCATTAGCGGCGGTACAAAGGAACCGTTAAGATTTGTCGCTAATTAGGGACAGTTTTGCTTAAATCGTCGCTCATAAACCGTCACTATAATTAGAGATTTGATAAAAGATATGATAGAAGGATATTAGTTCAATTAATCCTTTATTTTGAtttcttcaaaaataatttttttttctttacacACACAATGTGTTCGCTTTTTATGTTGGTTTATAATATAGTTTACGTGTGTTATTATTTGTACTCTATATTTTGTTATTTGTCCTCTATTTATGAATAAATTTTACGCATCAACTtcacatgaaaattttgaaagtagTTTTTGGAAATAAAATTGTTAATTGTAGTTAATGATGTTTTTGTTTTACTGTGCGAGTGAAATTTCAAACTTTTtcttaaatacaattaatttataaagtagAAAAAGATAAACAAAATAGTAAGATCTCATTCGGAAGTAGATTTCTCAGTGACTTCTAATGTATTAAAGTCGTACTATGGTGGGATCATAAAAATTAGAAGAGtatatctcttgtgagacgatttcacgaatttttatttgtgagatgagtcaacctacctatattcacaataaaaagtaatacttttagcataaaaagtaatatttttttatggatgatccaaataagatatctgtctcacaaaataaacccgtgagaccgtcttacacaaatttttgtcaaattgGAATATAAATAATACCAGCAATAACATTTATCTGAAATCTGAACTCAGCTTGGAATTGAATTGAAATAGTCTTATTTTAACTAGAAAATATAGTTGATCCAGGGAGAAGTTAGTGAAAAATCCAcaatcaaaacatttctttgggttcactccctacccacaaaattatagtactatgtcatacaaaatgtggtacatttcatatggaaatgtggtactaaaaaaataccCAGGGActgactgaacacaaaaaatatCGACAACTGGGGACTGAAGGCCAATTTCCCGTTAATCCAGTCTTCCAACTTGTTATGTTTGAGTTTTTGTTACTTGGGTTTTACTTTGCCTTGTTGTCCTATTTTTCTGGGAAGATGATCTGACACATCAGTGAGGTGACATATtagtaatatatgatattttatcagCAATTTTTATTTTCACGATAATAGTCCGCTCAATATAATACTTAAAAAAACAACAAATTTAATAGACTGAGaccaaatttaattatttagaaatACGTCAACTAACaaacaaattatttattttctctTCTAATTATCACAAcatcaaaaacttgtgtaagacggtctcacgggtcgtattttgtgagacgaatctttatttgggtcatccatgaaaaagtatatatcactttttatgctaagtgatcgagcaaaacttgcacagtgaaatccccaataaaatattattttgtatgctcaaacattgatcgcaagtgcacgatgtcaagttataatatagtgtacgtgagtacgagtatcgttccgctgaagactgtgtttgacaattgttattttcagttatttaacatttagcaacgaaaattgatttgtgtgattattcctactatactcaattaaatatgcaattaaaatgaCTCAACAAGTGATGAATGAGAATTTATATCTAAAATGATTGAATTAAACtcaatgagaaatggatttgttgggaatctcggttcacctacccctcgttaatcaattaattcgttcgatcgtgatctacgcttccgacaggatttcctaatctattgaacacactctctcgagctatgccaaactaattcactcaatgaagtaattaaatgtctttaattatttatcaagaatgaatcgcatttcgattgatgaaatcccctagttttcgaccctaaggactatgactatcggcatgtatccaatttcatatctctatgtaaattgtagatccgcgaattatactactagttcttatcacaagttattctctcgaactcactcgcgaaataaaaacgttgttaaagttagctacgctctaacaacacaataaaacaatagtataaccAAGAACAAATCACAAATCGAAAGATGAATTAACTAGATCAAagttttggggtaggatcccctttaatcccaacaaatatgaaagtttagctactagaattcataattaaaataagcaaaacaatatttaaataaaggaaaataaactagaaatacgagacgtgacgaaatctgcgaagaacgatgcccggcaACCGTCGAATCTTTAATCCAAATGCAAAAACTCTCCAAAACTCCTTGTCGTAGCTTCAATGATGTCTGAATAATCCCTCAAAAACGTACAATAGCCTTACCATATCAACCACACCTCCGAAATAAGGTAGAGAATCGCGCACAataatttccaaaaataggcggcgctcgggcggtagaaaagtatcgctcgagcgccaactttctgtgATGTTCCTCAGCTGGTGCGGCATtcacgctcgggcggtagaaaagtaccgcccgagcgccacaagTTCTGTTTGGCACTTCgtcttctcgcgcccgggcggtataaaagtaccgctcggacgccaactttctgtaaggcttgCTCAATTAGTCatctttcgcgcccgggcggtaaaattctaccgctcgggcgccgagtatTCTGTCCGAGTTCTTCAACTTTGCACACTTTGCTATATTTTCCGTtttccgaccatttttcctACAAATTCATCACCCAACagtgagatatgataaaatgcaaatggttactataaaatgaacaaaatgtaaatgaaatgcatgcatgcacaatgtaaacacaactaaaactaatgcaataaacacgtaaaaacgacacatatcaaccccctcatactaaccttttgctcgtcctcgagtaaaataggttaaagcacgagatactaaacaaactcaacaaccacaaaattactcaaacaagaaataactaacacaagtaaatgtcaatggtgagttaacaact includes:
- the LOC140810828 gene encoding LOW QUALITY PROTEIN: leucine-rich repeat receptor protein kinase HPCA1-like (The sequence of the model RefSeq protein was modified relative to this genomic sequence to represent the inferred CDS: deleted 1 base in 1 codon), producing MMWRIHLSLLVALVQVLTIGALTNPDDSAALNALRDEWTNVPPNWSGADPCGDGWDGISCTGDRVVSITMASINLSGELTSDIVGLSELQILDLSFNKEMTGPLPSSLENLKNLTSLILVSCGFSGPIPPSIGSLQKLVYLSLNSNNFIGEIPPSIGYLSRLLWLDIADNKITGTIPVSNGTTPGLDMLVRTKHFHFGNNQLSGEIPSQLFSSNFSLIHLLLENNQLTGSIPSTLGLTSSLEVVRLDRNGLSGSVPENMNNLTNVQSLFLSNNQLTGPLPDLSGMVVLHTVDLSNNSFDATDLPPWFSSLPSLTTLIMDDTRIQGQLPVSMFSISQLQTISLKNNRVNGTLNIGSNYSSQLQMIDLRNNFVDSFTQRPGYNIQIILLGNPVCDEGGTETYCTTTRQPSTSYSTPTENCVPSSCALAQISSPKCKCAYPYTGDLIFRAPLFSSFGNTSLYELLHQKLMLAFGTGGLPVDSVSLSNPTKNMDDYLILNLQVFPSDQEYFNRTGISRIGFVLSNQTFKPPHDFGPFVFNANSYEYFAGLTRGSHNSSSNIIIIAAAAGGSVLFLLLLLAGMYALFQKRRAEMAWKKSDPFASWNPNTDSGGVPQVKGAKCLSFEELKKGTNNFSETNDIGTGGYGKVYRGTLSHGQLVAIKRARQGSMQGGLEFKTEIELLSRVHHKNVVSLVGFCFEQGEQLLVYEYIANGTLKDSLSGKNGIRLDWMRRLRIALGASRGLQYLHDLADPPIIHRDIKSNNILLDERMNAKVADFGLSKPIGDPEKGHVSTQVKGTMGYLDPEYYMTQQLTKNSDVYSFGVLLLELLTARTPIDKGKYIVREVKLRMDKTKDMYNLQGLLDPIIAFSMPPRSLEKFVDLALRCVHESGESRPPMSEVVKEIEHIMEMSGLNPNVESTSSSASYEGASKSQDNLYSNDSIFSYSAGNLPSKLEPK